One genomic segment of Occultella kanbiaonis includes these proteins:
- a CDS encoding cysteine desulfurase family protein yields the protein MTTPPVYLDHAATTPVRPEVAAAFAEAALELGNPSSLHARGRAARRVVEESRESIAADLGAHPTEVIFTAGGSEADNLAVKGAWFATTEARPEATGVAISAVEHHAVLDAAHWLAEREGAHLTVLAVGPDGVIRLDEVAHLLQVAGPRTAVISVMWANNEVGSIQPVAEVAALAAAHGVPVHSDAVQAVGHVPIDFAASGLAALALSGHKLGAPIGVGALLARRDLTMTPVLHGGGQERGVRSGTVNTPGIRALAVAVRAAVADLTEETARLTALRDRLVAGVLEAVPGATLRGTPSGERRLPGNAHFTIEGTDADALLFGLDMVGVCASSGSACQAGVQQPSHVLAAMGDDDERARSAVRLTLGHTSTDSDVDTLLAVLPDVVERARAAHAPRRTPTAAPTAAATGTMTGGSR from the coding sequence GTGACCACGCCTCCCGTCTACCTCGACCACGCCGCCACGACCCCCGTGCGCCCGGAGGTGGCGGCCGCCTTCGCCGAGGCCGCCCTCGAACTGGGCAACCCCTCCTCGCTGCACGCTCGCGGCCGCGCCGCCCGGCGTGTGGTCGAGGAGTCCCGGGAGTCCATCGCGGCCGACCTCGGCGCCCACCCGACCGAGGTGATCTTCACCGCGGGCGGCTCCGAGGCGGACAACCTCGCTGTCAAGGGCGCGTGGTTCGCGACGACCGAAGCGCGACCGGAGGCGACCGGGGTGGCGATCTCCGCCGTCGAACATCATGCGGTGCTCGACGCGGCGCACTGGCTCGCCGAACGCGAGGGCGCGCACCTGACCGTGCTCGCGGTGGGACCCGACGGCGTCATCCGCCTCGACGAGGTCGCCCACCTTCTCCAGGTGGCCGGCCCGCGCACAGCGGTGATCTCCGTGATGTGGGCGAACAACGAGGTCGGTTCGATCCAGCCGGTCGCCGAGGTGGCTGCGCTCGCGGCCGCGCACGGGGTGCCGGTGCACTCCGACGCCGTCCAGGCCGTCGGGCACGTCCCGATCGACTTCGCGGCGAGCGGGCTTGCCGCGCTCGCGCTGTCCGGGCACAAGCTCGGTGCTCCGATCGGGGTCGGCGCCCTCCTGGCCCGGCGTGACCTGACCATGACGCCGGTGCTGCACGGTGGCGGGCAGGAGCGCGGCGTGCGTTCGGGCACCGTCAACACCCCGGGGATCCGCGCGCTCGCGGTCGCGGTGCGGGCCGCCGTCGCCGACCTGACCGAGGAGACCGCCCGGCTGACGGCCCTGCGGGACCGGCTCGTGGCCGGCGTGCTCGAGGCGGTGCCGGGCGCCACCCTGCGCGGCACCCCGTCGGGTGAGCGCCGGCTGCCCGGCAACGCGCACTTCACCATCGAGGGCACCGACGCGGATGCGCTGCTGTTCGGGCTGGACATGGTCGGGGTCTGTGCCTCGTCCGGGTCCGCGTGCCAGGCCGGCGTCCAGCAGCCCTCGCACGTGCTGGCCGCGATGGGTGACGACGACGAGCGCGCCCGCTCCGCCGTGCGCCTCACCCTCGGGCACACGTCCACCGACTCGGACGTGGACACGCTGCTCGCGGTCCTGCCCGACGTGGTCGAGCGGGCCCGAGCGGCGCACGCCCCGCGTCGGACCCCGACGGCGGCACCCACCGCCGCGGCGACCGGCACCATGACCGGGGGGAGCCGCTGA